The sequence CGCGCTGGCGCGCTAGCTGTGATCGCGACAAGCCTCGCGGCTGGGCTGGCCGGTTGCGGCAGCTCCGGCTCCGCCACTTCCGCGGCTTCCTGCTCGACGCAGGTGCCGGGCATCACGAGCACCACGGTCAATGCGGGGCTGCTGTGGAGTGACAGCGGCGACGGCGCCAGCTCCATGCCGGACTTCCGCTCCGGCGTCGACGCTCGCTTCGGGCTGGCGAACGAGTCCGGCGGCGTCTTCGGCCGCACCGTCAGCTACGCGTGGCGCGATGACCAGAGCAGTCAGGATCTCAATCTCCTCGGTGCCCAGGATCTCGTCGGCCGTGGGCACGTCTTCGGCATCATCGAGGCCCCTGGCGCGAGCAACGGTTCCATCACCTGGCTCAACCAGCAGAACATTCCGGTGACCGGGCTGGCCAGCGACCCGGGTTGGGTCGGCCGGAACAACATGTTCTCGTTCTATTACCTGAGCGATGGCTCGAGCACCGTGTGGGGGGACGTCATCAATGCGGCGGGAGCCTCCCGTGCCGCGGTGCTCGAGGTCTCCGGGAACAAGTCCAACTCCGATTTCAGTCGCCAGTACGAGGCGAGCCTGCTGGAATCCGGCGTCAAGATCGTGAGAGAGTTCCAGATCGCGGAGGCGGTCACCAACTACCAGGCGGTCGCGAAACAGCTCAAACAGGACGATATCGACGCGCTGGTTGGCGTCCTGCTCCCGAGCACGGCGGCCAAGCTCATCCCGGCGGCCCGAAGCCTGGGCGTCAACCTCAAGATCACCATGATGCCGCTCGGCTACGACCCCGCCGTGCTGGCCAGCTCCGGCAAGGCGATCGCCGGCACGATCATCTTCACCGAGGTCCAGCCCTGGCTCGACACCCCGCGCCAGCAGACCTTCGAGGCGGCGATGGCGAAGTACGCCCCCGAGATCCAGTCGGTGCGGTCGGACAGCGCGGTCGACGGCTTCGTCGCCGCCGACATCTTCATCCGCGGCCTGCAGGCGGCCGGGAAGTGCCCGACGAGGGAATCCTTCATCTCCGGGTTGCGCGCGGTCACGAACTACGACGGGTTCGGCCTCGTTCCGGCACCGGTCAACTTCGCGACGAACCTGAAGGCGCCGCAGTCCTGCTACAACTTCATCCAGGTCCGCGCGGACGGCTCCGCCTTCGACCCGATGTTCGGAGGCCAGGCCAGGTGCGGCCGGCCGATCTCCTCCGCCCGCATGAACCAGCTGCTGGACCCGGGCTCGTCCTGACCCGGGCGGGCTCAGCCGGCCGACCTGGGCGGCTGGGCCACGCGAGGTTCGTCCGTCACCCGGCGAGGGGACGGACGAACCCTCCGGCGCAGAAGTTCCACACCTCGTCGCCGGTGAGCGGGTGGGCGCCCTCGCTGTCCGCCACGACCGCCGTGGACTGGGCCAGGAACATGACCGACTGCATCACCATCGCGGCGGCCCGGCGCGGCCGCAGCTCGGTGCGCAGCTGACCGGTCGCGTCGACGCGGCCCATCAGCTCGGCGAACAGGGTGAGCATTGGCTCGTGCGCGGACCGCACCTCCGCCGGGTAGCTCACCAGAAGCTGCGTGGCGAAGTCCGTGAACAGCGGATGACTGCTCTCCGGGCCCGGGAGCGAGCTCGCGAACAGCATCCGGACGGCGAGCTCGAGCCCGGCGAGCGGGTCGACCTCGGAGGTGGCGGCGGCGCGGATCTCGTCGGCGGAGCGGCGCAGGGCGTTCTCGAACAGGGCAAGCAGCAGCTCGTGCTTGCCACCGAAGTGCTGATAGAAGCTGCGCAGCGACTGGTGCGAGCGGTCGACGACCTCCTGTACGGTGAAGTCGGTCGACCCCTTCGCAACGATGATCTCCTGGGCGGCCTCAAGGAACTGCTGGACCTTGCGCTCGGCACGCAGCCGCGCGGCCTTGGTGGAGCGCTCGACCGCACGCTGCTTCCAGGCCGGCTCTTCACTCAGCGTGCTCACGGCAAGCTCCTGATCCTGCGCCATGGGAAGAACGTACTCCCCACTATGCGTGCAACCACGTGTGCTCTTGGCTCCCTCCACCCGCGCAACTCGCGAGAGGATGCTTCCATCTTTGGAGAATGGTATTCTCGCACGAGTCCGAGCGAAATGTCGGTAGGAGGGCCCTCGTGGCTGAAAAGTCACTAACCGTCAGTGGGAGCCGACATGCTCTTTGAGTTCGACGAGGACCAACAGCTGCTGCGCGCCACTGTCCGCGACGTGTTGTCGAAGGAGTGCCCGCCGGCGCTGGTCCGTTCCGTCGCCGATCAGGGCGTCGACCCGATGCCACTGTGGCGGACCTACGCCGAGCTCGGCTGGACCGAGCTGACCGGGACGAGCGAGGCGGTCGAGCTCGCGATCGTGCTGGAGGAGCTCGGCCGGGCGACCGACCCGACGCCCTACCTGGCCACCATGACCTGGTTCGCGCCGCTGGTGGCCGGGGTTACGGACGGGTCGGCCGCCGGCGACGGTGAGACCGGCACCGCCGTGTTCGACGGGGTCAGCGCGCATCTCGACCCACACGGCGACGGCGCCTGGATCCTCGACGGCACCGCGCACCACGTGCTCGACGGCGACCGGGCCGACTGGTTCGCGGTCGTCACCGACGCCGGGGTGTTCACCGTGCCCGCCGCCGACGCGACGGTCCACCGCACCGAGGCCTTCGACCCGCTGCTGCACGTCGCCGACGTCAGCTTCTGGCAGGTCAGGGTCCCGGCGGCGCGGCGGGTCGAGGCCGACGTCGAGCTGGCCCGCGACATCGCGCTCACCGGTCTGGCCCTGACCATGGTCGGCGCCTGCCGGCGCGTGCTGGAACTGACGCTCGACCACGTCCGCACCCGCGAGCAGTTCGGCGTCCCGATCGGCTCGTTCCAGGCGGTCAAGCACAAGGCCGTCGACATGCACGTCGCGATCGAGCGGGCCACCGCCCTGGCGTACTTCGCCGCCCTCACCCTGGCCGAGGAGGACCCCCGCCGGGCGACCGCGGCGGCGATGGCGAAGGCCGCGGCCGGCGAGTGCACCTCGCTGGTATTCGAGAGCGGCTTCCAGCTGTTCGGCGGCATGGGCTTCACCTGGGAGAACGACCTGCAGTTCGCGTTGAAGCGGGCGCTGGCCGGCGAGCTGCTGCTCGGCGGGGCCGACGTGCACCGGGCCAGGATCGCCGCCGCCCTGCTCGACGGCCCGGCGACGGCCGGCGACCAGCCCGCGAAGGAGCGTCATGCAGCTGCGGTTTGACGACGACGTCGAGGCGTTCCGCGCCGAGTTCACCGCGTTCCTCGACGCGAACCTGCCGGCCGTCGAGGAGGCCGCCGAGCGGCCGACCTCGACCGCGCACATGCCGGCCTGGTCACGGCGCTGGCAGCGGCTGCTGTTCGACAACGGCTGGCTGCTGCCCGGGAACACGCCGGAGTTCGGCGGCCGCAACGCCAGCCTGCTCCAGCAGTTCGTCCATCTGGAGGAGCTGGGCAAGCGGCGCATCTACCACAGCTTCAACCCGCAGGGCCTGGGCATCATCGCCGCGTCACTGCTGACCTTCGGCACCGACGAGCAGAAGCAGCGCTGGGCCGTGCCGATCCTCAAGGCCGAGATCACCGCGGCGCTGGGGATGAGCGAGCCGGGCGCTGGCTCGGACCTCGCCGGCCTGCGCACCCGGGCGACGCTCGACGGCGACCACTTCGTCGTCAACGGGCAGAAGATCTGGACGTCCGGCGCGCATGACGCCGACATCCTGCTGACCTTCGTGCGCACCGACCCGGACGCGCCCAAGCACAAGGGCATCAGCGTTCTGGTGATCCCGACCGACCTGCCGGGCCTCACCTGCCGGCCGTTCGGCTCGATCCTGGGGACCGACGACCAGGACTTCAACGAGGTCTTCTTCGACGACGTCCGCGTACCGGCGGAGAACCTCATCGGCGAGCTCAACAAGGGCTGGCACGTCGCGAACGGCTCGCTCGGGCACGAGCGCACGATGCTGTGGCTGAACTTCGCCGACCGGCTCGACGAGTTCGTCGAGGACTTCCGGCCGACGACCACGCTCGACCGGGACCGCTACGCGACCCTGGCGATGGACGCGACCGCGCTGCGGCTGCTCGGCTCGGCCGCGCTGGCCAAGGCTGCCCGCGGCCAGGAGGACGTCGCCTCGATCTCGGTGCTGAAGCTCCTCGGCTCCGAGGCGGTCCGGACCACCGCCCGCCACGCCCTGCTCGCCCAGGGCCCGGCCGGGCTCGACGGCGCCGTGAACTCGCGGCCCTTCGAGCACATGAACCTCGACTGGTTCTTCGCCAGCTGGTTCAAGCGGTACGCCCACAGCTTCTCCGGCACCATCGCTGGCGGCACGTCGGAGATTCAGCGCACGATTGTCGCCGAGCGGGTGCTCGGCCTGCCCCGGAGCTAACCGGTCAGCGAAACGG is a genomic window of Pseudofrankia inefficax containing:
- a CDS encoding ABC transporter substrate-binding protein, producing the protein MSSPGRSRLVRAGALAVIATSLAAGLAGCGSSGSATSAASCSTQVPGITSTTVNAGLLWSDSGDGASSMPDFRSGVDARFGLANESGGVFGRTVSYAWRDDQSSQDLNLLGAQDLVGRGHVFGIIEAPGASNGSITWLNQQNIPVTGLASDPGWVGRNNMFSFYYLSDGSSTVWGDVINAAGASRAAVLEVSGNKSNSDFSRQYEASLLESGVKIVREFQIAEAVTNYQAVAKQLKQDDIDALVGVLLPSTAAKLIPAARSLGVNLKITMMPLGYDPAVLASSGKAIAGTIIFTEVQPWLDTPRQQTFEAAMAKYAPEIQSVRSDSAVDGFVAADIFIRGLQAAGKCPTRESFISGLRAVTNYDGFGLVPAPVNFATNLKAPQSCYNFIQVRADGSAFDPMFGGQARCGRPISSARMNQLLDPGSS
- a CDS encoding TetR/AcrR family transcriptional regulator — translated: MSTLSEEPAWKQRAVERSTKAARLRAERKVQQFLEAAQEIIVAKGSTDFTVQEVVDRSHQSLRSFYQHFGGKHELLLALFENALRRSADEIRAAATSEVDPLAGLELAVRMLFASSLPGPESSHPLFTDFATQLLVSYPAEVRSAHEPMLTLFAELMGRVDATGQLRTELRPRRAAAMVMQSVMFLAQSTAVVADSEGAHPLTGDEVWNFCAGGFVRPLAG
- a CDS encoding acyl-CoA dehydrogenase family protein, producing MLFEFDEDQQLLRATVRDVLSKECPPALVRSVADQGVDPMPLWRTYAELGWTELTGTSEAVELAIVLEELGRATDPTPYLATMTWFAPLVAGVTDGSAAGDGETGTAVFDGVSAHLDPHGDGAWILDGTAHHVLDGDRADWFAVVTDAGVFTVPAADATVHRTEAFDPLLHVADVSFWQVRVPAARRVEADVELARDIALTGLALTMVGACRRVLELTLDHVRTREQFGVPIGSFQAVKHKAVDMHVAIERATALAYFAALTLAEEDPRRATAAAMAKAAAGECTSLVFESGFQLFGGMGFTWENDLQFALKRALAGELLLGGADVHRARIAAALLDGPATAGDQPAKERHAAAV
- a CDS encoding acyl-CoA dehydrogenase family protein, with the protein product MQLRFDDDVEAFRAEFTAFLDANLPAVEEAAERPTSTAHMPAWSRRWQRLLFDNGWLLPGNTPEFGGRNASLLQQFVHLEELGKRRIYHSFNPQGLGIIAASLLTFGTDEQKQRWAVPILKAEITAALGMSEPGAGSDLAGLRTRATLDGDHFVVNGQKIWTSGAHDADILLTFVRTDPDAPKHKGISVLVIPTDLPGLTCRPFGSILGTDDQDFNEVFFDDVRVPAENLIGELNKGWHVANGSLGHERTMLWLNFADRLDEFVEDFRPTTTLDRDRYATLAMDATALRLLGSAALAKAARGQEDVASISVLKLLGSEAVRTTARHALLAQGPAGLDGAVNSRPFEHMNLDWFFASWFKRYAHSFSGTIAGGTSEIQRTIVAERVLGLPRS